The Fimbriimonas ginsengisoli Gsoil 348 genome window below encodes:
- a CDS encoding RES family NAD+ phosphorylase, which produces MTCFLIADRRYSLLSGMGAALYGGRWNSVGSEMLYTSLTFAGAILEKLVHTNTGSISQTQAWIRLEVPSSLPIHAFEEDDISDWLSDQAGCRNYGDKWLISGASVGLIVPSIIGRPHEMNLLLNPKHPGFGEILTSEPAAVDWDPRLFSR; this is translated from the coding sequence TTGACCTGCTTTCTGATTGCCGACCGAAGGTACAGCCTTCTGTCGGGAATGGGGGCGGCTCTCTATGGCGGCCGTTGGAATTCGGTCGGCTCGGAAATGCTCTACACATCTCTAACATTCGCGGGGGCGATCTTGGAGAAGCTGGTTCACACCAACACGGGCTCTATTTCGCAAACTCAGGCATGGATACGGCTGGAAGTTCCTAGCTCTCTACCGATTCATGCTTTCGAGGAAGACGACATTTCCGACTGGCTGTCCGATCAAGCAGGGTGCCGGAATTATGGAGACAAATGGCTTATCTCGGGTGCCTCGGTCGGGCTGATTGTGCCGAGCATCATCGGCCGTCCGCACGAGATGAACTTACTCTTGAATCCGAAGCACCCAGGATTCGGTGAGATTCTCACATCCGAGCCAGCCGCCGTCGATTGGGATCCCAGACTGTTCTCTCGCTAA
- a CDS encoding SRPBCC family protein: MGSGISKIVKAPRERVYLALTDPAALTVWQAPGEMTALVHEFDLRVGGGYRMSLFYPSSEPEGRGKTSGREDRFTARFVELVPPEKVVQAINFDSADPAFAGEMTMTVSLETVRDGTEVTISFDGIPPGIRPEDNDAGTRMSLEKLARYVE, translated from the coding sequence ATGGGTTCGGGCATCTCAAAGATCGTCAAGGCGCCGCGGGAGAGGGTGTATCTTGCCCTCACCGACCCCGCGGCACTGACGGTGTGGCAGGCGCCCGGCGAAATGACCGCCTTGGTGCACGAGTTCGACCTCCGCGTTGGTGGTGGGTATCGCATGTCGCTCTTCTATCCCTCGTCGGAACCGGAGGGCCGAGGAAAGACCTCCGGAAGGGAAGACCGCTTCACGGCGCGGTTCGTGGAGCTCGTTCCACCGGAGAAGGTTGTGCAAGCGATCAACTTTGATTCCGCGGATCCGGCCTTCGCGGGGGAGATGACTATGACGGTCAGCCTGGAAACCGTACGCGATGGAACGGAAGTGACGATCTCGTTCGACGGCATTCCTCCCGGTATCCGCCCGGAAGATAACGACGCCGGCACGCGGATGTCGTTGGAGAAACTGGCGAGGTACGTCGAGTAA
- the rplV gene encoding 50S ribosomal protein L22, with translation MEVRATAKYVRVQPRKVRIIADEIRGKTALHAAGLLRYHPSKSAKALRKVLISAIGNAQENHQLPADGLRIATIFIDEGPRLKRLRARAMGRGNRIIKKTSHITVVVEEFDAEPAVKPHGTKAKPRPTFAAPKARRGAAAKAAPAPEPVTPNETTDTDVEEVAPTVAEATPVAASEAPEEGGSATPVAEETTSAPESAETDGAAASDDDKGAQ, from the coding sequence ATGGAAGTTAGAGCAACCGCAAAATACGTAAGGGTGCAGCCGCGCAAGGTCCGCATCATCGCGGACGAGATCCGCGGCAAGACGGCCCTGCATGCCGCCGGCCTTCTGCGATATCACCCGAGCAAGAGCGCCAAGGCGCTTCGCAAAGTGCTGATCTCGGCAATCGGAAACGCGCAGGAGAATCACCAGCTCCCGGCCGATGGCCTTCGGATCGCCACCATCTTTATCGATGAGGGTCCTCGCCTGAAGCGGCTTCGAGCCCGCGCTATGGGCCGAGGCAACCGGATCATCAAGAAGACGAGCCACATTACCGTAGTCGTCGAAGAGTTCGACGCCGAGCCGGCGGTTAAGCCGCACGGCACCAAGGCTAAGCCGCGACCGACGTTCGCCGCCCCCAAGGCGCGACGCGGAGCCGCCGCTAAAGCCGCTCCGGCCCCCGAGCCGGTAACGCCGAACGAAACGACCGACACCGACGTGGAAGAAGTCGCGCCGACCGTGGCCGAAGCAACTCCGGTCGCGGCGAGCGAAGCCCCCGAAGAGGGCGGCAGCGCCACTCCGGTGGCCGAAGAGACGACGAGCGCTCCCGAGAGCGCCGAGACCGACGGGGCCGCAGCCTCGGACGACGATAAAGGAGCGCAGTAA
- the rpsS gene encoding 30S ribosomal protein S19, which yields MARSLKKGYFVDDHLIKKVNDLNAKDEKRLIKTWSRRSTIIPDMIGHTFAVHDGRKHVPVFVTENMIGHKLGEFAPTRTFKGHAGGLAERGTRLR from the coding sequence ATGGCAAGAAGTTTAAAGAAAGGTTATTTCGTAGACGATCACCTAATCAAAAAGGTGAACGATCTCAATGCCAAGGACGAAAAGCGGCTCATCAAGACCTGGAGTCGCCGGTCCACGATCATTCCGGACATGATCGGGCACACATTCGCAGTCCACGACGGGCGCAAGCATGTTCCGGTTTTCGTGACCGAAAACATGATCGGCCACAAGCTGGGTGAATTCGCTCCGACTCGCACGTTCAAGGGTCACGCCGGCGGCCTTGCCGAGAGGGGGACCCGACTCCGCTAA
- the rpsC gene encoding 30S ribosomal protein S3, with the protein MGQKIHPVGFRVGVIRGFDSQWYYNKKGYGPALLQDHEIRNFIKRRTGLGNVSRVEIERAANRIKVTIFTARPGAIIGRGGKGIDELTDTLNRKVRREDPTMVVQVNVTEVRQPELDAQLVAENICVQLEKRISHRRAMRQAMTRVMRMNGRGIKVQVSGRLGGSEIARREGDKTGKIPLHTIRADIDYGQATAHTVYGSVGCKVWIYKGEVLPERRLREMDQARENREGRDDRPPRRERRDKRDGGEAPSAFGATQTGENA; encoded by the coding sequence ATGGGACAGAAGATCCATCCCGTAGGTTTTCGCGTCGGAGTCATCCGCGGCTTCGACAGTCAGTGGTACTACAACAAAAAGGGGTATGGCCCCGCCCTGTTGCAGGACCATGAGATTCGAAACTTCATCAAGCGGAGAACCGGCCTCGGCAACGTGAGCCGCGTCGAGATCGAGCGTGCGGCCAACCGCATCAAGGTCACGATCTTCACCGCTCGCCCAGGCGCAATCATCGGCCGCGGCGGCAAGGGAATCGACGAGCTGACCGATACGCTGAACCGCAAGGTTCGACGGGAGGACCCAACCATGGTCGTCCAGGTCAACGTCACCGAAGTTCGCCAGCCGGAGCTCGATGCTCAGCTCGTCGCCGAGAACATCTGCGTCCAGCTCGAGAAGCGCATCTCCCATCGCCGCGCCATGCGCCAGGCGATGACCCGCGTGATGCGAATGAACGGCCGCGGTATCAAGGTGCAGGTCTCCGGTCGCCTCGGCGGCTCGGAAATCGCTCGCCGCGAGGGTGACAAGACGGGCAAGATCCCGCTTCACACGATTCGCGCCGACATCGACTACGGTCAGGCGACCGCCCACACCGTCTACGGCTCCGTCGGCTGCAAGGTCTGGATCTACAAGGGCGAGGTGCTCCCGGAGCGCCGCCTGCGTGAGATGGACCAAGCCCGCGAGAATCGCGAAGGCCGGGACGACCGACCGCCGCGCCGCGAGCGTCGCGATAAGCGCGACGGAGGCGAGGCCCCCTCGGCATTCGGCGCTACCCAAACCGGAGAGAACGCCTAA
- a CDS encoding glycoside hydrolase family 3 protein: protein MSMLALAFALVAQDATAPYLNPSLPVEQRSADLVSRLTLAEKVAQMQNEAPAVPRLGIPAYVWWSEALHGAVGNPVTVYPQAIGLASSFDTLLMANVASAISDEGRARYYDTLKRRGRTGMHQGLDFWAPNINIFRDPRWGRGQETYGEDPFLTKRMAIAFVSNFQGEQNGKFKAIATPKHFAVHSGPDRERHHFNAVVDPRDEWNTYLPAFRGAVTEAGAWSIMSAYSAVNGEPASASPTLLGKILRDTWGFQGYVVSDCGAIGDLLSGHKLASTEAEVSAKAVTAGCDLECGGTYHSLEEAVAKGIISVDKLDRSLVRLFEARIRLGMFDTAQTGPWKPIPMSVVDSPEHRALALKAARESVVLLKNDGILPLKGVRSLAVIGPNAADHDVPLGNYNGTPAHTTSVLEGIQQVAPRGTRVSYTKGSSRLAGDGGEPVPASVLPGGVSGEYFLNENLQGNPILRQKSDNIDNDWGSDGPGGGVPKDGFSARWTATLVPKVSGEYALGARADDGVRVWLDDKQIVNDWSVHPASSVVTTVPLVAGRSYRIRMEYYEHDGQASAKLVWMPPVRQNYAEAVNLAKQSDAVVMVLGISGQVENEENDRSNIDLPAPQQGLLNAVLATGKPVVVVLESGSCLTVSDSRIRGLVQAWYPGQSGGTAVAEVLFGKVNPAGRLPVTFYKSLAQVPPIANYKMDGRTYRYMKAKPLYPFGYGLSYTRFRYSDAHVERRSDNGGLFVTVSVRNIGNVEGDEVIQVYSSREGAAWPEPLRKLVAFHRAHILPGANVTVTIPVDPRGLAQADGNGILTILPGKYRIHIGGGQPGYDPATSGRGQDVTMRLDEKVIPTSKQRVLPAIIK from the coding sequence ATGTCGATGCTTGCGTTGGCCTTTGCGCTGGTGGCCCAGGATGCTACTGCCCCGTATCTCAATCCTTCTTTGCCGGTCGAACAACGGTCGGCGGACCTTGTCTCCCGGCTGACCTTGGCGGAGAAAGTCGCCCAGATGCAGAACGAGGCGCCGGCGGTGCCTCGGCTCGGCATTCCCGCCTACGTTTGGTGGAGCGAGGCGCTGCACGGCGCGGTGGGGAACCCGGTAACGGTCTATCCCCAGGCGATCGGCCTCGCTTCGAGCTTCGACACGCTGCTGATGGCAAACGTCGCCTCCGCGATCTCCGACGAGGGGCGGGCCCGCTATTACGACACGCTCAAGCGACGCGGTCGAACCGGCATGCACCAAGGGCTCGACTTCTGGGCGCCGAACATCAATATTTTCCGCGACCCTCGATGGGGCCGCGGCCAGGAAACTTACGGCGAAGACCCGTTTCTGACGAAGCGGATGGCGATCGCCTTCGTGAGCAATTTCCAGGGCGAGCAGAACGGGAAGTTCAAGGCGATCGCGACGCCTAAGCACTTCGCTGTCCATAGCGGCCCGGATCGGGAGCGGCATCATTTCAACGCCGTCGTCGATCCGCGCGACGAGTGGAACACCTATTTGCCGGCTTTTCGCGGCGCGGTCACGGAGGCGGGGGCTTGGTCGATCATGTCGGCTTACAGCGCGGTCAACGGGGAGCCGGCCTCCGCCAGCCCCACGCTACTGGGCAAAATCCTGCGCGATACGTGGGGATTCCAAGGGTACGTCGTTTCGGATTGCGGCGCGATCGGCGATCTCCTCTCCGGACACAAGCTAGCCTCGACTGAGGCGGAGGTCTCCGCCAAGGCGGTAACTGCCGGGTGCGACTTGGAGTGCGGCGGGACCTATCACTCCCTGGAGGAGGCGGTCGCCAAAGGGATCATCTCGGTAGATAAGCTCGACCGCTCTCTAGTGCGGCTATTCGAGGCTCGGATCCGGCTCGGGATGTTCGACACCGCGCAAACCGGACCGTGGAAGCCAATACCGATGAGCGTGGTGGATTCGCCCGAGCATCGGGCGCTGGCTTTGAAGGCGGCGCGCGAGTCGGTGGTGCTGCTGAAAAACGACGGCATCCTGCCCCTAAAGGGGGTTCGATCGTTGGCCGTCATCGGTCCGAACGCCGCCGACCACGACGTTCCGCTAGGGAACTACAACGGAACTCCAGCCCACACGACATCGGTTCTGGAAGGGATCCAGCAGGTGGCTCCTCGCGGCACGCGCGTTAGCTACACGAAAGGCTCCTCCCGCCTGGCGGGCGATGGCGGCGAACCGGTTCCGGCATCGGTTTTGCCAGGTGGCGTCAGTGGCGAGTACTTCTTAAACGAGAACCTACAGGGAAATCCGATCCTCCGGCAGAAGAGCGATAACATCGACAACGACTGGGGGAGCGACGGGCCGGGAGGCGGAGTGCCCAAAGACGGATTCTCGGCCCGGTGGACGGCGACGCTCGTTCCCAAGGTGAGCGGCGAGTACGCGCTCGGCGCACGCGCCGACGATGGGGTGCGGGTCTGGTTGGACGACAAGCAGATCGTGAACGACTGGAGCGTCCATCCCGCGTCGAGCGTCGTGACCACGGTTCCGCTCGTCGCCGGACGAAGCTATCGGATCCGGATGGAGTATTACGAGCACGATGGGCAGGCATCGGCAAAGCTGGTTTGGATGCCGCCCGTTCGGCAGAATTACGCTGAGGCGGTGAATCTGGCCAAGCAAAGCGACGCGGTGGTGATGGTGCTTGGGATCTCCGGCCAGGTGGAGAACGAGGAGAACGACCGCTCGAACATCGATCTTCCGGCACCCCAGCAGGGTTTGTTGAACGCCGTTTTGGCTACCGGCAAGCCGGTAGTTGTAGTTCTTGAAAGCGGGAGCTGTCTTACGGTTTCAGACTCTCGCATCCGGGGACTCGTACAAGCGTGGTATCCCGGACAATCCGGCGGCACGGCGGTGGCGGAAGTGCTGTTCGGCAAGGTGAATCCAGCCGGACGGCTACCGGTCACTTTCTACAAGTCTTTGGCGCAGGTGCCGCCGATCGCGAACTACAAGATGGATGGTCGCACCTACCGGTACATGAAGGCGAAGCCGCTCTATCCGTTCGGCTACGGTCTCAGCTACACGCGGTTCCGATACTCGGACGCTCACGTGGAGCGGCGATCCGATAACGGCGGGCTGTTCGTCACCGTCTCGGTGCGGAATATCGGCAACGTGGAGGGGGATGAAGTGATCCAGGTTTATTCGTCGCGCGAAGGGGCGGCGTGGCCGGAACCGCTACGGAAACTGGTTGCCTTCCACCGGGCACACATCCTCCCCGGCGCCAATGTTACGGTCACCATCCCGGTCGACCCAAGAGGGCTGGCCCAGGCGGACGGAAACGGCATCCTTACCATTTTGCCGGGCAAGTACCGCATCCATATCGGCGGCGGCCAACCCGGCTACGATCCGGCGACTTCGGGACGGGGGCAAGATGTGACGATGCGGCTAGACGAGAAGGTGATCCCAACCTCCAAGCAGCGTGTGCTGCCCGCGATCATCAAGTAG
- a CDS encoding M42 family metallopeptidase: protein MNIDLLQELTEAHGVSGREDAIREIVRRELGPLGELSSDSMGNVICVKRGSGGGKKVMIAAHMDEIGFCVKFIDDKGFVRLQTLGGWDPRQMNAQRVIVGTKDGPLRGVLMYSSKPAHLLTEGEKKGQNHDEFFVDLGLSGEEAKAKVRIGDPVTMDRGFFQLGNLLTCKTMDDRVGVFVMIEAIKALGAHEVDVYAVATVQEEVGLRGAAAAGWSVQPDIAIALDITLANDIPGLPEQDQITRLGQGAAIKVMDSSLICHPKVVDHFRDVAEAKGIKYQLEVLSRGGTDAGAIQRLHGGIPSFTLSIPTRYVHTVNETVHGEDVQACIDLLACYLEDAHSREYGY from the coding sequence GTGAATATCGATCTACTTCAGGAATTAACCGAGGCCCATGGAGTTTCGGGACGCGAAGATGCCATCCGAGAGATCGTCCGTCGCGAGCTCGGGCCGCTTGGCGAGCTTTCGTCCGACTCCATGGGGAACGTGATCTGCGTGAAGCGGGGAAGCGGAGGCGGAAAAAAGGTGATGATCGCCGCCCACATGGACGAGATCGGATTCTGCGTGAAGTTTATTGATGACAAAGGATTCGTTCGGCTTCAGACCCTTGGTGGCTGGGACCCGCGCCAAATGAATGCCCAGCGGGTGATCGTCGGCACGAAAGACGGGCCGCTGCGGGGCGTGCTGATGTATTCCTCTAAGCCCGCGCACTTGTTAACCGAAGGGGAGAAGAAGGGTCAGAATCACGACGAGTTCTTCGTCGACCTCGGCCTCTCCGGCGAAGAGGCGAAAGCGAAGGTCCGGATCGGCGACCCGGTAACAATGGATCGTGGCTTCTTCCAGCTTGGGAATCTCCTGACCTGCAAGACGATGGACGACCGCGTCGGGGTGTTCGTGATGATCGAGGCGATCAAGGCGCTCGGCGCTCACGAAGTCGACGTTTATGCAGTCGCCACCGTTCAGGAGGAGGTCGGCCTTCGGGGCGCGGCGGCGGCGGGCTGGTCGGTGCAGCCGGACATCGCCATCGCCCTGGATATCACCCTCGCCAACGACATTCCCGGCTTACCCGAGCAGGACCAGATAACTCGGCTTGGCCAGGGCGCCGCGATCAAGGTCATGGACAGCTCTCTGATCTGCCACCCCAAGGTGGTCGACCACTTCCGTGATGTCGCGGAAGCAAAGGGAATCAAGTACCAGTTGGAAGTGCTGTCCCGTGGCGGCACCGACGCCGGCGCCATCCAACGCCTCCACGGCGGCATCCCCAGCTTCACCTTGAGCATCCCGACCCGCTACGTCCACACCGTCAACGAGACGGTCCACGGCGAAGACGTCCAAGCCTGCATCGACCTCCTCGCCTGCTACTTGGAAGACGCGCATTCGCGGGAGTATGGGTATTGA
- a CDS encoding zf-TFIIB domain-containing protein: protein MARICPDCNVPLEAREFQGVTIDACSKCAGIFFDEGEVGRIKAQGLAAFDALEDAVVPTIDVEAIADRPRACPSCGTTMDKFRYMYSSKLMLDECERCGGIWVQDGELRHMRQVLQEQGLQRPAVSIAQGKKADRPASGYADRMRKVHQFILSVGGRAA from the coding sequence ATGGCCCGGATTTGCCCTGACTGTAACGTGCCCCTCGAGGCGAGAGAGTTCCAAGGAGTTACGATCGACGCCTGCTCAAAGTGCGCTGGGATCTTCTTCGATGAAGGCGAGGTCGGACGGATCAAGGCCCAGGGTCTGGCCGCCTTCGATGCCCTCGAGGATGCGGTGGTGCCGACTATCGACGTCGAGGCGATCGCCGACCGCCCTCGCGCCTGTCCGAGCTGCGGCACCACGATGGATAAGTTCCGGTACATGTATAGCTCCAAGCTGATGCTCGACGAGTGCGAGCGCTGCGGCGGGATCTGGGTGCAAGATGGCGAGCTGCGCCACATGCGCCAGGTACTCCAAGAGCAAGGCTTGCAACGCCCGGCGGTCTCCATTGCCCAAGGCAAGAAAGCCGATCGCCCCGCCTCCGGCTACGCCGACCGAATGCGCAAAGTCCACCAGTTCATCCTGTCCGTCGGCGGAAGAGCGGCCTGA
- the rplX gene encoding 50S ribosomal protein L24 encodes MPTKAEIKLQNSHIKLKVRKGDRVMIISGKDKGEIGFVAAVAPKEQKAIILKENDENPDQPLPLNAVIKHRKARTQGERSARIKLPAPIHISNLMVLDPNTNQPTRVGRRKDDATGKLVRYAKKTGTAIPDAEVMAK; translated from the coding sequence ATGCCCACCAAGGCCGAAATTAAGCTACAGAATTCGCACATCAAGCTCAAAGTCCGAAAGGGCGATCGGGTGATGATCATCTCCGGCAAGGACAAGGGCGAAATCGGCTTCGTGGCCGCCGTCGCTCCCAAAGAGCAGAAGGCGATCATTCTCAAGGAGAACGACGAGAACCCCGATCAGCCGCTGCCGCTGAACGCTGTGATCAAGCACCGCAAGGCGCGAACTCAGGGCGAGCGATCGGCTCGAATCAAGCTCCCGGCGCCGATACACATCAGCAACTTGATGGTGCTCGACCCGAACACCAACCAGCCCACCCGAGTCGGCCGCCGCAAGGACGATGCCACCGGCAAGCTGGTCCGCTACGCCAAGAAAACCGGCACCGCCATCCCCGATGCCGAAGTAATGGCGAAGTGA
- the rplP gene encoding 50S ribosomal protein L16: MLMPKRVKEGRRKMHRGRMKGRATQGNRISFGEYAIVAMEPAWITSRQIEAARIAMTRHIKRGGQVWIRIFPDKSYTKKPLETRMGKGKAPVEGWVAVIKPGRVLFEMAGPAEEVAKEAMRLAIFKLPIKCKFMTKRDFQAVQPAHAAADATEEVASE, encoded by the coding sequence ATGTTGATGCCCAAGAGAGTTAAAGAAGGCCGCCGCAAGATGCATCGCGGCCGCATGAAGGGACGCGCGACCCAAGGGAACCGCATCTCCTTCGGCGAGTACGCGATCGTCGCGATGGAGCCGGCGTGGATCACCTCCCGGCAGATCGAGGCCGCTCGTATCGCCATGACCCGCCACATCAAGCGTGGCGGACAAGTTTGGATCCGGATCTTCCCGGACAAGAGCTACACGAAGAAACCGCTCGAAACCCGAATGGGTAAGGGTAAGGCTCCGGTCGAAGGATGGGTGGCCGTCATCAAGCCGGGCCGCGTTCTGTTCGAGATGGCGGGGCCGGCCGAGGAAGTGGCGAAGGAAGCAATGCGACTTGCCATCTTCAAGCTGCCGATCAAGTGTAAGTTCATGACCAAGCGAGACTTCCAGGCCGTTCAGCCCGCGCACGCCGCCGCTGACGCTACCGAGGAGGTCGCGTCCGAGTAG
- the rplN gene encoding 50S ribosomal protein L14, translating to MIQQFTRLKVADNSGARDVMCIRVLKGSQPRYGRVGDVIVASVKAATPNMPVKKGDVIKAVIVRTKRAVRRVDGSTLRFDDNACVVINPANQEPRGTRIFGPVARELREANFMKIVSLAPEVL from the coding sequence ATGATTCAGCAATTTACGCGGCTCAAAGTGGCCGACAACTCCGGAGCGCGCGACGTAATGTGTATTCGCGTTCTGAAGGGCTCGCAGCCCCGCTATGGCCGCGTGGGTGACGTCATTGTCGCCTCGGTCAAGGCTGCTACGCCGAATATGCCCGTCAAGAAGGGCGACGTCATCAAGGCGGTCATCGTGCGCACCAAGCGCGCCGTGCGCCGAGTCGATGGCTCAACGCTCCGATTCGATGACAACGCCTGCGTGGTCATCAATCCCGCCAACCAGGAGCCGCGCGGCACGCGCATCTTCGGCCCGGTCGCCCGCGAGCTTCGCGAAGCGAACTTCATGAAGATCGTATCGCTCGCGCCGGAGGTTCTTTAA
- the rpsQ gene encoding 30S ribosomal protein S17: MAEQNTDTTTPTPAAEARGRRKVREGIVYSNKMQKTVVVNIERRVQHPLYGKVVLRSKKFKAHDEIGCDVGDRVEIMETRPISRDKCWRVTRIVEKVK; the protein is encoded by the coding sequence ATGGCAGAGCAAAACACGGATACGACGACGCCGACTCCGGCCGCCGAAGCGCGCGGACGCCGAAAGGTCCGAGAGGGGATCGTCTATTCCAACAAGATGCAGAAGACGGTCGTGGTCAACATCGAGCGACGCGTGCAGCACCCGCTGTACGGCAAGGTCGTTCTCCGCTCCAAGAAGTTCAAGGCGCACGACGAGATCGGCTGCGACGTGGGCGACCGAGTGGAAATCATGGAGACCCGCCCGATCAGCCGCGACAAGTGCTGGCGCGTCACCCGCATCGTAGAGAAAGTTAAGTAA
- the rpmC gene encoding 50S ribosomal protein L29, whose product MKDTKTTELRDKSVPELEALVREEQASLYRARRDLVFRRITDTASLKTRRHNIARIMTLIAEKKRGNA is encoded by the coding sequence ATGAAAGATACGAAGACTACTGAGCTGCGGGATAAGAGCGTGCCGGAACTGGAAGCGCTCGTCCGCGAGGAGCAGGCCAGCCTTTACCGGGCTCGCCGCGATCTCGTGTTCCGCCGCATTACCGATACGGCGAGCCTGAAGACCCGGCGACACAACATCGCCCGGATCATGACCTTGATCGCCGAGAAGAAGCGAGGAAACGCCTAA
- the rplE gene encoding 50S ribosomal protein L5, with translation MARKDKVQESTGPVTLPYPRAKKKQREEVIPKLVEQFKYTSVMQAPKLDKIVINMGTGSKTKNGDKHLENSVRDMALISGQKPVITRAKKAVSNFKVRENEEVGCKVTLRGDRMYHFFDKLTSVVLPRIRDFQGLSAKSFDGRGNYAMGLKEQLVFPEIPYDTFDRIRGMDIIICTTAKTDEESYAFLKAMGLPLREK, from the coding sequence ATGGCACGAAAAGATAAAGTCCAGGAGTCGACCGGCCCGGTCACGCTCCCGTATCCGCGAGCGAAGAAGAAGCAGCGAGAAGAGGTCATCCCAAAGCTCGTCGAGCAGTTCAAGTACACCTCGGTGATGCAAGCGCCGAAGCTCGACAAGATCGTCATCAACATGGGCACGGGCAGCAAGACCAAGAACGGGGACAAGCACCTCGAGAACTCGGTTCGCGACATGGCGCTGATTTCAGGTCAGAAGCCGGTCATCACCCGGGCCAAGAAAGCCGTCTCCAACTTTAAGGTTCGAGAGAACGAAGAAGTCGGCTGTAAGGTCACCCTCCGCGGCGACCGGATGTACCACTTCTTCGACAAGCTGACGTCGGTCGTCCTTCCCCGTATTCGAGACTTCCAAGGCCTCTCCGCCAAGTCGTTCGACGGCCGCGGCAACTACGCCATGGGCCTCAAAGAGCAGCTCGTCTTCCCCGAGATCCCGTACGACACGTTCGACCGGATCCGCGGCATGGACATCATCATCTGCACCACCGCCAAGACGGACGAGGAGTCGTACGCATTCCTCAAGGCCATGGGCCTTCCGCTTCGCGAGAAGTAA
- a CDS encoding antitoxin Xre/MbcA/ParS toxin-binding domain-containing protein yields MINASGIATVLFGDDFESRSVRTLDDLRSRISKGLPKRVLKNTVSHVADRSGQQDLIYQIVPRGTLSRRDTLTPEESERVERLARVIATAEHVLGDELQTRRFMTSAHPLLGGKTPLELSYSELGARQVEELLWRIFYGVTE; encoded by the coding sequence GTGATCAACGCCAGTGGAATCGCGACGGTTTTGTTCGGGGATGACTTCGAGTCTCGCTCGGTGCGGACGCTCGACGACTTGCGTAGCCGTATCTCCAAGGGCCTTCCGAAGCGAGTTTTGAAGAACACGGTTTCGCATGTCGCCGACCGTTCCGGACAGCAAGATCTAATCTATCAAATCGTCCCCCGGGGGACGTTGAGTCGGCGCGATACGCTCACCCCTGAGGAGAGTGAGCGGGTGGAGCGGCTTGCCCGCGTCATCGCAACTGCCGAGCATGTTTTAGGCGACGAGCTCCAGACCCGGCGGTTCATGACTTCGGCCCATCCGTTGCTCGGAGGAAAAACCCCTTTGGAGCTCAGCTATTCGGAATTAGGAGCGAGGCAGGTCGAGGAACTGCTTTGGCGAATCTTCTACGGTGTTACGGAATAA